A region of the Longimicrobium sp. genome:
GCTGCGCGTGGCCCAGTACGCCGGGCGCAGGTCGCCGGCCTCGGCCTCGGTGAAGAAGTTCTTGCGGGTGCCCGTGTAGCGCGACACCGACGAGTAGTTCCAGATCGGGTTGAGCCCGGGATTGGGGTACGCCAGCGTGGAGAGCACGCCCAGGTTCACCCGCCCCGCCGCGTCGATCGCCGCCTGGTAGCGCCCGTCCAGCAGGTAGTAGCGGGCCAGCATGGCGTCGATGGTGTTGCGCAGGTCGAAGCCCGTGCCCAGCACCCGGCTGCGGAAGCCCGCCAGGTCGGCGTCGGAGACGCCGGCGATGTCGGCGCGGGCCGCCTCGAGGAGCGCGATCACGCTGTCGAGCACCTCGGCGCGCGGCTGCGGCACGGCCGCCTCGCCGGCGTCGGCGGGGAGGCGCTCGTACTGCATGTACAGGTACCCCAGCGACATGCCCTTGAGCAGCTTCGCCAGCGAGGTGACCCCCGCCTGGAACCCCGGCGCCAGCCCCACGTTGGGAGCGCTGGCGATCAGGATGTTGGCCGTGCGCGCCAGGCGGTACGCGGCCGCGAACGGCTCCGACACCGAGATGAACGACGGGTCGGGGTTGCCGGTGACCAGCGACACGTCGGACGCCAGCGCGATCGGGCGCGTCCCCCACTCGTCGGTGGTGAGCGAGGTCGCGCGCACGAAGATGTTGATGTTGTCGGCGAACTGCGACTGCAGCCCCACCGCCAGCGTGATGATCCCCTCGACCGAGGTGATCACCTCCTCCTCGGAGGGGGCGTTGGGGTTCTTCAGGTCCAGCGAGCACCCGGCGGCGGCGGACGCGGCGGCGAGCACCGCGGTCGCTGCCCAGCGCAGGCGGCTCCTCCGGACGGTCGATCTCATGGTCATGTCAGTGCCTCCTCAGAAGTCCAGCGAGAGGCCCACGGAGAAGGTGCGCGGGATCGGGGTGGTGGCGAAGTCCACCCCGCGCGACACCGTGCTCGCCGCGAACAGGTTGATCTCGGGGTCCATCCCCGTGTAGTCGGTCCAGGTGTGCAGGTTGCGCCCGGCCAGCCGCAGGCTCATCTGCTGCGCCCCGAAGCGGCGCACCCACGGCTGGTCGAAGCGGAAGCTCACCGCCAGCTCGCGCAGCTTGATGAACGAGCCGTCCTCGATGAACTCCTCGTAGAGGAGGTTGCGGTCGGCGTTGCGGGCGAAGGTGCCGGGGACGGTGTCGCCCGACGACTCAAGCCCCGCGTTCTCGGACGAGCCGAAGAAGTCGCCGCTCCGGCGGGTGAAGTTGGCCACGTCGTTGCCGAAGCGGCCGTCCAGGAGGAACGAGACCTCCACCCGGTCGAAGAGGCTGAAGGTGTTCAGCAGCGACGCCGTGAAGTCGGGGTTGGGGTCGCCGATGATCTTGCGCAGCACGATCGAGCTGTCGCCGCGCGCGGGGTTGAAGCCGCGGGCGCGGGTGGGGATGCGCCGCGGGTCGTTCAGCCAGAACCCCGTGGTGGCGTTGCGCGGGGCGGTGAGGATGATGTTGCCCTGGGCGTCGCGCGGGTAGTAGCCGCCGATGAACACGCCGATCGGCTGCCCCTCGATCACCGCGTTCAGGTAGTCGAAGAGGATGGTGTCGTTGGCCGCGTTCAGCTTCTCGATGCGGTTGCGGTTGCGCGCGAAGTTGAGCCGGCTGGTCCACTGGAAGCGGTCGCGCTGCACGTTCACCGTGTTCAGCACCAGCTCGATCCCCTTGTTGGAGAGCTCGCCGATGTTGTCGAAGCGTCTTTCGAAGCCGGTGGTGGGCGCCAGCAGCACCGAGAGCACCAGGTCGCTGGTGAGCTTGTCGTAGTAGGTGAACTCCACTCCCACGCGGTCGTCCAGGAACCCGGCCTCGAAGCCGGCCTCCCACTCGCGCTGCCGCTCGGGCTTCAGGTTCGGGTTGGGCGCGATCAGGTTGGGCCGCAGCCCCGGTCGCCCCGAGAACGACACGTTGATGTACGTGTTCTGCGAGAGGTACTCGCTGGGCGGCTGCCCGCCCGTCTCGCCCCAGGCGGCGCGCAGCCGGAGCGTGGAGAAGACGTTCGACAGCGCGGAGCTCTCGAAGAAGCCCTCGTCGGAGAGGAGGTAGCTCGCGCCCAGGCGGCGGAAGAGCTGCCAGCGCTCGTCGGCGCCGAACGCCGAGGAGCCCTCCAGGTTGAGCCCGGCGGTGACGAAGAGCCGCTCGTTGAGCGCCAGCCGCTCCTGCAGGAAGCCGCCCAGGGTGCGCAGCTCCGTGATCCCCTGCGAGGCGCTCTGCACCGCGCCGATCACCGTGGTGCCGCCCGGCGGGAGGTCGCTGGCGGCGGCGCGTACGGTGTTCACCCGGTCGGAGGTGTAGCGCATCCCCGCCGTGGTGGTGAGCCGCCACCCCTCGCGCGGCTCCAGCTCGTAGTTGCCGGTGAGGTCGCTGTTGAACTTGCGGATGTCGCGCACCGGGTTCTGGATGCTCCCGGTGAAGCCGCTGCTGGTGGAGAACGGCGGCTGGAAGTAGACGTCGGTCTGCTGCGACTGGTCGAGCCCGAACAGGTAGG
Encoded here:
- a CDS encoding RagB/SusD family nutrient uptake outer membrane protein codes for the protein MTMRSTVRRSRLRWAATAVLAAASAAAGCSLDLKNPNAPSEEEVITSVEGIITLAVGLQSQFADNINIFVRATSLTTDEWGTRPIALASDVSLVTGNPDPSFISVSEPFAAAYRLARTANILIASAPNVGLAPGFQAGVTSLAKLLKGMSLGYLYMQYERLPADAGEAAVPQPRAEVLDSVIALLEAARADIAGVSDADLAGFRSRVLGTGFDLRNTIDAMLARYYLLDGRYQAAIDAAGRVNLGVLSTLAYPNPGLNPIWNYSSVSRYTGTRKNFFTEAEAGDLRPAYWATRSAATGSPGTPDSVFDFRKYGARNDPFPVYLPDEMRLIQAEAYTRLGNFPQAAALVNAVRTQTAGGGLDEPRAGLPALPATALDTEAELLAQILYERRYELYSQGLRWEDLRRLSAYTTRRPSIEFLPYPQSECDRNPADPC
- a CDS encoding SusC/RagA family TonB-linked outer membrane protein, whose amino-acid sequence is MRPTRTRRLAGAALLLFAGLLAKPAAAQEAYTLRGTVVDAGTQRPLPSVTVGIRGTQLRAVTGADGRFSLPARVQPGTYTLAFTLLGRGEASRQVTLGAERAVDVGSVPLAETALQLEGLVATATGVTTERREVGNTVATVSGEQVSDAPGATSVDQALQGKIAGAVISENSGQPGGGVSIRLRGTNSILGGAEPLIVIDGVLVDNNSDALVGLGANATRGNAALSNRLSDIAPADIERVEVLKGAAAAALYGSRANNGVIQIFTKRGRSGRPQVSFRSELSASSTGERLPLNTVPIANKADSAASGGVIRVGDPIQRFDYQDQLFRTGMGTDNQLSISGGSEGSTYYLSGNWTREEGIFQGTDYTRAGVRARLTQRLSSLWEVGANLSYLRTKTHYVPEGEQTQGVLTTVLFTPPYFNPAFDPAAGRFPFSPVIGTNPLDVIENWEASSEVNRFLGSAQATFTPLQNLSFTYLFGLDQSQQTDVYFQPPFSTSSGFTGSIQNPVRDIRKFNSDLTGNYELEPREGWRLTTTAGMRYTSDRVNTVRAAASDLPPGGTTVIGAVQSASQGITELRTLGGFLQERLALNERLFVTAGLNLEGSSAFGADERWQLFRRLGASYLLSDEGFFESSALSNVFSTLRLRAAWGETGGQPPSEYLSQNTYINVSFSGRPGLRPNLIAPNPNLKPERQREWEAGFEAGFLDDRVGVEFTYYDKLTSDLVLSVLLAPTTGFERRFDNIGELSNKGIELVLNTVNVQRDRFQWTSRLNFARNRNRIEKLNAANDTILFDYLNAVIEGQPIGVFIGGYYPRDAQGNIILTAPRNATTGFWLNDPRRIPTRARGFNPARGDSSIVLRKIIGDPNPDFTASLLNTFSLFDRVEVSFLLDGRFGNDVANFTRRSGDFFGSSENAGLESSGDTVPGTFARNADRNLLYEEFIEDGSFIKLRELAVSFRFDQPWVRRFGAQQMSLRLAGRNLHTWTDYTGMDPEINLFAASTVSRGVDFATTPIPRTFSVGLSLDF